The sequence GCTCTCTACACTCTCCAAGAAATCGTGCAGTTCGCCCGCAGCGTACAGGGTCACCTTGGCCTCCAAGGACTTACCGATGGTCTTGTCCTTACGAGCCAACTCCAGTGCCTTCTGCACATCTTCACGAATCCGATGGATCCGATCCCACTTGGCCATAAAGTCTGCGTCCGCAGCAATGTACTCCGGCTGGGGAATATCGTTAAACAGCGGAGACCGGGGATCTCTGCCCGCTGCATGGGGCATTGCCTTCCAGATCTCGTCACAGGTAAAGGCCAAAATGGGAGTCAGCACCAAGGTCAGTGCGTCCAGCACCTTATACAATACGGTCTGGGCGGCACGGCGGGTAGCGCTGTTCGGCGCAGAAGTGTACAGCCGATCCTTGAGCACATCAAAGTAGAAGTTACTCATATCCACCACGCAGAAGTTGTGCAGCGCGTGGGCGGCGGTGTGGTACTCGTACACCTCGTACCCGCCGCGAGCGGTAGCCAGCACCTGATCCAGCTTCATCAGTGCATATTTATCCAGCTCTTCCAACTGATCGTTGGGCACCATATCCTTGTCCGGGTCAAAGTCATACAGGTTGCCCAGGCAATAACGAGCGGTGTTGCGGATCTTTCTGTAATTATCCGACAGCTGCTTCAAGATCTCCTTACTGATACGCACATCGGCGTGGTAATCGGAAGAAGCCACCCACAAACGCAGAATATCCGCGCCGTACTGGTTGATAATGTCCGCCGGGTCAATACCGTTGCCCAGGGACTTACTCATCTTCTTGCCCTCACCGTCTACGGTCCAGCCGTGGGTGATGATCTGCTTAAAGGGCGCAGGCTGCCCGGCGGCTACGCTGGTGAGCAAAGAGGACTGGAACCAGCCTCTGTACTGGTCGGCGCCCTCCAGATACACATCTGCCGGCCACTTCAAATAAGGGCGCTGTTTAAGCACCGCTGCATGGCTGGAGCCGGAGTCGAACCACACATCCATAATGTCGCTTTCTTTTTCAAAGCCCTTTTGTGCGCCGCAGTGGGGGCACTTATAATCCTCCGGCAGGAAATATTCCGCCTCGTGGGCGAACCAGGCGTCGGAGCCTTCCTGACCAAAGATCTTAGATACCCGCAGCATCAGATCTTTATCCACAATCTCCTTGCCGCAGTCTTTACAATAAAATACGGGAATAGGCACACCCCACTTACGCTGACGGGAGATACACCAATCGGCGCGCTCCTGGATCATGGACTGCATACGGTCCTTGCCCCAGGCCGGATACCACTGCACATCCTCGGTGGCAGCCACAGCAGCCTCCTTAAAATCATCTACCGAGCAGAACCACTGGGAGGTGGCGCGGAAAATGATGGGCTTATGGCAACGCCAGCAATGGGGATACTGGTGGACGATCTTTTTCAGCGCAAACAAAGCGCCGATTTTTTCCAAATGCTCCGCAATGGGCTTGTTGGCCTCATCGGTGGTCAGCCCGGCGAACTGTCCGGCCTCCTCCGTCAGTCTGCCCTCGGCATCCACCGGTACAACGGTGGGGATCTCCGGGTACTTTTGGCACACGATAAAGTCATCCACACCGTGACCCGGTGCCGTGTGTACGCAACCGGTACCGCTCTCCAGCGTTACATGATCGCCCACGATCACCAAAGAGGTGCGGTCAATAAACGGGTGCTGGGTTTTCATATACTCCAGCTCGCTGCCCTGGATCACACCCACGGTCTCATAGTCCGTGGTGCCCCGGTCCGCCATAGCGGCGTCTACCAAGTCGGTAGCCATCACATAAAACTCGTCGCCGCTCTTGACCAGAGAATACTCAAAGTTGGGGCCTACGCAGATGGCCACATTGGCCGGCAGTGTCCAGGTGGTGGTGGTCCAAATCACGAAATAGGTCTTGCTCAGGTCCGCACCCAGTGCAGTGAGCTTGCCCATATCGTCCGTGACCTGGAACTTTACATAAATAGAATGGCAGGGATCCTCGCCGTACTCAATCTCCGCCTCAGCAAGGGCGGTCTTGCAGTCCGGGCACCAATACACAGGCTTTAAGCCCTTGTAAATATGGCCCTGAGAAGCCATGGTGGCAAATACCTTAATCTGCTCTTCCTCAAAGTCCTTGGTCAGGGTGATGTACGGGTGGTCCCACTCGCCGATTACGCCCAGGCGCTTAAAGGACTCCCGCTGAATATCCACATAGCTCAGCGCGGTCTCTCGGCAAATCTTGCGCAATTCCAGATCGGAAATATCGCTGCCGGCGCCGATGCCCGCCTGCTTTCTGGCTTTCAGCTCTGTGGGCAGGCCGTGGGTATCCCAGCCGGGCACATAGGGTGACTGAAATCCGGTCATATTCTTGTAGCGCACAATAAAGTCCTTTAAGGTCTTGTTCATGGCGTGGCCGATATGAATATCACCGTTGGCGTACGGAGGTCCGTCGTGGAGCACAAACAAAGGCTTGCCCTCGTTGTGCTGCATCAGCTGACGGTACTGGTCGTTTTCTTCCCATGCTTTCAGGAATTCCGGCTCCCGCTGGGGCAAAGCTGCCCGCATGGGAAAGTCGGTCTTGGGTAAATTCAGTGTTTGGTTATAATCCATGCTTCTTGTTACTCCTACTGTGTATGTAAATTATTTTTTCTTCTTAAAGAAACCGCGCAGCTTGGAAGAGCCCTCTTCCTCCTCATACTCGTCCTCGTCCGGAGCGGTCAGGGAAATGGTCTCGCTGGTGCGCTCGTCGCCGCTCTTTACATGGAAATAATCCTCAAAGGGCATAGCGGCCTGATCGTCAAACAAGGTCTTTTCCTCCTGCTGCGGGGGCACCTGCTCCAGCTCCGGTTCCTCGTCGATCTCGCTGATGGTGGGGGCGTTCTCGTCCAGCGGAGTGATTTCGTCCTCGGTAAAGGCGTTCAGCGCGCTGCTGACCTCCTCCGGGCTGGCTGCGGGCGCCTGCTTCTCCTCGATCTCGTCAATGATCTGATCCACCTGGTCATCGTCTGTGTCGCCCTTGGTATTCTCTGCCGTCGGCGCCTGTGCCGCAGCTTCCTCCGTCGGTGCGTCGTCCGTCTGGCTTTGCAGTTTGTTGATCTCGTCAATATTGGAGATGATCTGGTTCATCTCGCTCTCCACAGAGTCAATGTGCGCCTGATCCTCGTCCACCTGGGGCTTCAGATCTACCATATCGCCCAGGCGATCCATCTGGCTCTCATACAGGGACAGCAAGCTGTCCTTAAAGCTCTTAGACTCGCTGCGCAGCTTTTCAATCAGCTGCTCGTGATAGGCTTTTTCGCTCTTCGCCTTGCTCATCAGCTCCTCAGACAGCTGCTTGGCCTGGTTGAGCATTTCCTGAGCCACAACCTTGGCGCCGTCAATGGCATCATTGGCCTTGGCCTCCGCCTCGGTAATAATGGACTCGGCAGCGTCCTGCTTCTCCTTGGTAAAGTTGGCGGCATAGGTGCGAGCCTCGGCCACCATCTTGTCCGCTTTTTCTTTGGCGTCCGTCACCGTCTGCTGCGCGGTGGCTGCGCTGGCGCTCAGCTTCTCCTCCGCCTTTTCCTTGGCGTCCTTGGCAATGCGATCCGCCATCTTTTGGGCGGTGATCAGTGCGGTCTTGATAGAGTCCTCTTCATTTCTGTACTCCTCAATCTTGCCGGCAAGTATTTCCATTTTGCGGTAAAGCTCTTTGTTCTCATCGTACACAGCCTGGTAAGACTCGACGATCTGGGCCAACAGGGCATTGACCTCTTCCTTATCATATCCGCCGCTTTGCACGGTAGACAGATTTTTCTCTCGAATTTGGCTGGGTGTAATCATATTCTCTCTCCTTCTCTCCTCACATAAACATGCCGTTGTTCTCAAGCTCATCGATCAGATCGCCCATTACATCTACATTGTAAGGCGTAATGATATAGGTGCTGTTGGCTACCCGCTTGATCTGGCCGTTGTTGGCATACGCCACGCCGCTGAGGAAATCCAGCAGTCTGCGCGCAATATCTCGGTTGGTGCTCTCCAAATTCAACACCACCGTACGCTTGGCATTCAAATTGTCGCCGATGGAGGCAGCCTCTTCAAACCGCTCCGGCTTCACCAGCACCACCTGCAACTGGGTGGTGGTGTGGATATTGACCACCTTATCGTCCCGTCCTCTGCTGCGAGGGCGTTCCTGGCGCTCCGGCTTAGGCGCCCGCTCGTGCCGGGGGCGCTCCTGTCGCTCTGCCCGCTCCGGGGCAGCCAGACCGTAGTCCCGGTTGTCGTCGTCATAGTAATCGTCAAAATCATCATCATTCTCGGTAATGATCTCTTTGAACTTATCCAGTAAACCCATATTCGCCTCTCCTTAACGGTATTGTCTGGCGCCGAAGATGGCAGAGCCGACACGCACCAGCGTGGAACCCTCGGCAATGGCGGCCTCAAAATCGCCGCTCATACCCATAGACAGAATATCCATGTCTATATTATGGTGTTTTTTGTCTTTAATGTCAATGAAAGATTGATGCATTGTCTCAAAATATTTGCGCACCTGTGTCTCTGTCTCACAAATGGGGGGAATACACATCAAGCCCTTGATCTGCAAACCGGGCAACTGGGCCGCTTCTTCCAGCAACTCCGGCAATGCCTCGATCATAATGCCGCTTTTGCTTTCCTCCCGGCCGATGTTCACCTCCACCAGCACCCGGGTGGTCACGCCGTGCTTAACGGACTGCTTGGAAATCTCCTGGGCCAGTTTCATAGAATCCACCGACTGGATCATATCCACCTGACCCACAATATACTTGACCTTATTGGTCTGGAGTCGACCGATCAGGTGTTTTTCCACCCCATCCAAGTGCAACTCGTCCCGCTTGCCCAGGTATTCCTGCACCCGATTTTCGCCGATCAAATCGGCGCCCAGATCCAGTGCCCGGTTAATGTACACCGGCTCCACGGTCTTGGTCACTGCCATCAGGCGAACCTCTCGGGGATCGCGGCCGCTTTTGACGGCGCCCTCCTGCACCCGCTCTAAGACCCGCTTCCAGTTCTCCTCAACGGCTTGCAGCCGTGCCGGATCAGGTATAAACTTTTCCATTATAAAGATCCTTCCCTTCTGTGATGATCTCGTCATAAAGGCGAATACCGTCTTTATTCTGGGCGTCATACGCCAGTATTACATAATCCTTGCCGGAATACAGCACCGTGGCGGGACGGAATTTCACCTGTCCGGCCACCAGCACATACACGCCCTTTTTACCGTCGCTCACATGCACGGCGGCAGCGGGGGCCTTGATCCCGGTATAGGAAGCTGTGCGAATTTCTATATCCTCCGCCCGATAGGCGGCAATATCCGAGTCCATATTCTCACACTGGAGCACCAGAACCGTTTGCGTGGCGCCGGGCTTGGTGTCCGCGCCGCTGACCACGGTGCAGGAAAGTACCCGGTCGCTGTCCTTAATAGCCACATCCAGTCGAGTGCCGTTTTGCACCTTTTGCAGGTCCGCCACATCCGCCTTGCACACAAAGTACCAAGCATAGCTGGTGATCACCTTGCCTAAGGCGCCGGTGTCGCCCTTGGCACTCTCGGCAGTCTTTAAGGCTTTATCTAGATCGGCAGCGGTCATCTCCGTCACCTGATCATAATCAAAAACGCTCTCGCACCCATCCGTGTAGCCGGAGAAAACGCCGCTTACCGCCGTAGTCACGGAGCCAATGGGCTCTGCAGTGCCCAGATCGTCCATTTGACTTTGCAAATCCTTTTTCAGCGCCGCAAAGTCAATGCTGGTGCCGATCATCATCTGGCGGCGGGTAAAGGTGTCGTTCATCTCCTGCGCCGCGGTACTTGCCCCGGTCAGATCCGATTGGGCCAGCGCCCGTATGTAATCATTTACATTCTGCACCGCCTCATTGTCCACGGCGGTAATATCCGTGGCAGTGGCGGCACTCTTATTTTCCATATCCCGGTAGTGCTGCAGCTTCTCCTTTAAGGCGGTGCGCTGGCTGTACGCCTTAGCGTCCGCCTCAGACTGAAAGCGCAGAGCCACCTTGCCGTTCTTGGCAATCTTCTCGCCGTCGGCAACGCATTGCACCGTCACGCCGCCGGGGCCGCTAACCGCGTGCTCCTCTCGCACCGCCAGTGCCGTGGTCTCAATGGTACGGTACACGGTGGTCTCCTTGGCGGTGTAGGTTTGCAGCCGCACATGGGTAGCAGTATAGCACTCATACACCACCACAGACAAAATCAGCAGCGCCACAATGCCGATGGCCCAGTTCTCCTTGGCGGTGCGACTGAGCTTTTTACGGCTTTTATGCTCTTTTTCCTTTGTCTTTGCCATAAAGAAAATCCTCTGCCTGCGCCGTCGCTGCGGCGATCAGGCGTTCTGTATCCATGGTATCCGGCTCCAGCACCACAGTGCCCTGCCGGCGCTTAAACCAAGTGATCTGGCGCTTGGCGTAGCGGCGGGTCTCCTGCTTGAGCCGTTCTACCGCCGTCTCCAGCGGCTCGCTGCCCTCCAAATACGGCAGCAGCTCCTTGTGCCCAATGGCCTGCCGTGCCGTGGGACCGCAAGCGGCGTAGGCCTGCCGTGCTTCCTCCACCAATCCGGCGGCCAGCATGGCATCCACCCGGGCATTGATCCGATCATACAGCACCTGCCGATCCCGGTAGCGAAGCACAAAATACAGTGCCTTATAAGGGCTGTCCTCCCGGCGGGAGGCTGCATTCTGGGCAGTCTTGGTCACACCGGCATAGTACAGCTCCAGTGCACGCACCACCCGGTTTTTGTTATTCGGATGTATTTCTGCCGCAGCCGTGGGATCCACCTGCTGCAAGGTACGGTACAACTCTGTGCCGTCCTTTGCCAGCAGCTCCCGGCGCAGGTCCGGGTTCGTCTGCACATGGGCAAACTGAATGTGGTCAATAAAGCTGTCAATAAACAGCCCGGTGCCGCCAACCAAAATGGGCACCTTACCCCGTGCGGCAATATCTGCCACCGTCTCCGCTGCCAGGTTGCAATACTGAGCCACGCTAAAAGGGGTGTCCGGGGGCAGAATCTCTGCCAAATGGTGCACCGCTGCCTGCCGCTCCGCTGCCGTAGGCGCCGCAGTGGCAATGGGCATACCGGTATAGATCTGCATAGAGTCGGCACACACAATCTCGCCGTCCAGCCGCCGAGCCAGAGCAATGCCCAAACCGGTTTTGCCGGAGGCGGTGGGGCCGGCCACTACAAGTACCTTTGTCTTCATACTCACGCCCTGCCGAACTGTCTTTCGATCTCGTACCGGCTAACCTTGATCATCACCGGCCGCCCATGGGGGCAGTAGCGAATATCCGGCATGGACAGCAGCTTCTCAACAAACAGGCGCTGCTCCGCCGGGCTAGTCACATCACCGGCCTTGACCGCTGCGCGGCAAGCGGTGGAATGGAAAATCCAGTCCAGCTTTTCCGGCTCAATGTCCGTTTTGTGCTCCAGCAGCTTCTCTGCGATCTCGCAAATCAGGTCGGCAATATTTGCCCCGTCCAGCATAGCGGGCACCGATCGCACCAACACCGCATCCGTGCCAAAGATCTCCACCTCAAAGCCGCCTTTTTGCAGCAGGTCCAGATGTTCCTCCACGGCGGACAGCTCCGTTTTGTTCAAGCGCACGGTCACCGGCGCCAGCAGCAACTGGCTGTGGATCTCCGCGCTCCGGCGCAGGGCTTCAAAATTCATCCGCTCGTGGGCGGCGTGCTTGTCAATATAATATAAATTATTTTCTATCTCTACAAGTATATAGGTCTTAAAGGCTTCGCCCACTACACGGAAGGCCGGGGCCTTCCGGTCCTCGTCCACCACCTGCACCGTGGGGGCAGGTGCTGTCTCCGCCGAAAGCGGTGCAGACGCTGCCGATTCTGCGCTCTCATGCGCAGGCACTGCCGGGGACGCTTGGGCGGGTACTTTCTGCTCACGCTGTACCACCGGCGCAGCCTGGGGTTCCGAGGCGTTTGTTTCGGTCACTTTTACAGGTGCCGGCTCTTGCGCCGTCGGCGCTGTGCTTTGCTCTGCCGTCCGCTGCACCGGGATCTGCCCCTGGGGCGCGGTACGGTACGGCACACCTGCCTGCGCCGTCTGCCAAAAGTCTGTGCGGGGCGCTGTTTGCAGCACCGTTTGCACGCTCTCTTCCTTTTTGCGGAAGAAGTCGATCTTGGCGCTGCGACTGCCTGCCGGCGGGTACGCGCGTCCCACCTCGTCCGCTGCAGGGGTGCCGCCAAAAGTCGCTTCCTTTACACTGTCGCCGGTCTCAATCGCGGTCTTGACCCCATAATACACCAGGTCAAACACCGGCTTTTCGTTGGCAAAGCGCACCTCGATCTTGGCCGGGTGCACATTCACATCCACCAGCGCCGCGTTGACGGTCATATTCAGCACACAGGCGGGAAAGCGCCCCACCATAATGCTGTTTTTATACGCCTGCTCCAGCGCCGCCAAGGCGGTCTTAGACTTCACCAGGCGACCGTTTATGAAAAAATACTGCATGGCCCGGCTTTTGCGGGAGGCATGGGGGCTGGACACATAGCCCTCCAGCTCCATACCGTTATAGCTGTAATGCACCGGGATCAGCGACTGGGTCAATTCTCGGCCAAACACGGAGTACACCGTGCTCTTTAAGTCCTTGTTGCCGGGAGTCACCAGGGTCTGCTTGCCGTCCCGGATCAGGCGAAAGGCGATCTCCGGGTGGCTCAGCGCCACCGCGTCCAGCACACCGGCCACCGCGTTGCCCTCGGTCACATCTTTCTTTAAGAATTTCATGCGCGCAGGGGTGTTAAAGAACAGATCCCGCACCACCACTGTGGTGCCCACCGGGCAACCGGCGTCGTCGCAGCTTTGTTCCTGGCCGCCGGCGATCACATAGCGGGTGCCCACCTGCTCCTCTGCTGTGCGGGTGAGCAGTTCCACCTGCGCCACTGCGCCGATGGAAGCCATGGCCTCGCCCCGAAAGCCCAGGGTGCCGATGGCGTTCAAGTCCTCCTCGGTTGCGATCTTGGAGGTGGCATGGCTGATAAACACCTTGGGCACATCCGCCCTTGCGATACCACAGCCGTCGTCCGTAATGCGCATATAGGTAGAGCCGCCGTGCTGGATTTCCACCGTTATGCGGGTGGCGCCGGCGTCAATGGAATTCTCCACCATTTCTTTAATTGCAGAGGCGGGGCGTTCCACCACCTCGCCGGCTGCAATCAGCTGGTACACGGACTTGGGTAAAATATGAATTTGCGGCATGGAACCACCGCCCTTTCTATAATGAAATCCGTTTTTAGCTAAGCTCCTGGGCCTTTTTGCGCAGGTTATCCAGGGTCTGCATAGCCTCAATTGGAGTCAAAGTGTTAATGTCTACGGTCTTTAGAATTTCCAAAATCTCGTTGGTGCCGTTGGCGGTGAAATTGTACTGAATTTCCTCCTCCGGCTCCTCCTCTATAGCTTCCTCCGCCTTAAACTCGATAGGCACGCTGTTCTGCTCCAGCTCCTTGAGGATCACCTTGGCGCGGCGCACCACCTTGTCCGGCACACCGGCCAGCTTGGCCACTTCAATACCAAAGCTCTGGTCCGCGCCGCCCCGCACGATCCGCCGCAGGAAAGTAATATCGTCTCCCCGCTTCTTCACCGCTACGGAGTAGTTGCGCACACCGTCTACCAACCCCTCCATGGCGGTCAGCTCATGGTAATGGGTGGCAAACAGCGTCTTGGCGCCCAGAGTCTTGCGCTTGCACACATATTCCAGCACCGCCCGGGCAATGCTCATACCGTCAAAGGTGGAGGTGCCCCGGCCGATCTCGTCTAAGATAATCAGGCTGTTTTGGGTGGCGTCTTTCAAAATGGTGGCCACCTCGTTCATCTCCACCATAAAGGTGGACTGGCCGGTAGCCAGGTCGTCAGACGCGCCCACTCGAGTAAAGATGGCGTCTACCACGCCAATGTGCGCCTGCCGCGCCGGTACAAAGGAACCGATCTGCGCCAACAAGGTAATCAGCGCGATCTGGCGCATATAGGTGGACTTACCTGCCATATTGGGACCGGTGATAATGTGGCACCGGTCGTCCTGCAAGTCCAGGTATGTATCGTTGGGAACAAAGGGTCCGCTGTCCAGCAGCGCCTCCACAACCGGGTGGCGGCCGTCCTTGATCTCGATCACGCCATCCCCTTCTACCTGGGGACAGGTGTAGTTATGCTCTGCCGCCACATGGGCCAGGGAACACAGCACATCCAGCCGGGCCAGCGCCTTGGCGGTCACTTGCAGCCGCTGGATCTGACCGGCGATCTCCTCTCGCAGAGCACAGAACAGCTGGTACTCCAGCGCCACCTCCCGATCCTTGGCGCCTAAAATCTTGCCCTCCAGCTCTTTCAGCTCCTGGGTTATGTAGCGCTCGCAGTTGGCTAAGGTCTGCTTGCGGATATAGGTCTCCGGTACCTGGTCCCGGTAGGCGTTGGACACCTCAATATAGTAACCGAATACCCGGTTGTAGCCCACTTTCAGCTTGGGAATACCGGTTTCTTCCCGCTGCTGCGCTTCAATGGAGGCAATCACGCCGGTGCCGTCGGTCATAATGGCCTTTAGGCTGTCAATCTCTTCGTTATAGCCTGCTTTGATAAACCCGCCTTCGCGGATAGAAAAGGGCGGCTCCTCCACAATTGCCCGGCGAATTTCCTCTGCCACATCGGTGAGCAGATCAATATCGCTTTCAATTTCCCGCAGCATGGCGGTGTTGCAGTCTGCCAAAGCAGTCTTAATCTCCGGCAGGGCGGAAATGGTGCTCTCCAGCGCCCGCAATTCCTTGGCATTGGCAGTGCCGTACACAATGCGGGTCATCAGCCGCTCAATGTCGTTAACACCCACCAGCGCCTGGCGTACCGTGTCTCGCAGCATAGGACAGTCAAACAACTCGCCCACCGCATTTTGGCGACGGAGGATTTGGCTGACGCTCAGCAGCGGCCGTTCCACCCAGGCACGAATCATCCGCTTGCCCATGGCAGTCTTGGTCTTATCAATCACCCACAGCAGCGAATGCTTCTTGTCGCCGGTCATCATGGAGCGGGTCAGCTCCAAGTTGCGCCGGGCGCTGATGTCCAGGTGCATAAACCGCTCGCTGTCGTAGAACTCCACTTCCGACGGCGTCTCGATCTCGTCTTTCTTCTGCGTATTCTTCAAATAAGCGATCACCGCGCCCAGGGCACACACCGTCTCGCGGCTGTGACCCAGGTCCAGTGCGGCGATCTCATCCTTCTTCAAGGTCTCTATAATTTCCTGGGAGCAGGCGTCAAAATCAAACAGCGCCGCCTCCGGGTACTCGGCGGACGCCTCCAGCCGAGCAGTAACGAACTGCACCACATGGTCATAATCGGCAGCGGTGCCGCCAAAGATCACCTCTTTGGGAGAATAGGTGGACAGCTGATTGATCACCTTGCTCTCCACATCCTCGCCGGTAGCCAGAGTCACATGAAACTCGCCGGTTGACACATCCGCAAAGCAAAGCCCGGCGCCGTTCTCGCTGCCAAACACACTGCACAGGTAGTTGTTGACGCCGTCCTCCAGCATATTGCCCTCGATTACCGTACCGGGGGTGATGATTCTTATAACCTCTCTTTTAACGATGCCCTTGGCCAGCGCCGGATCCTCCATCTGCTCACAGATGGCCACCTTGTAGCCCCGGCTCACCAGCTTGGCGATATAGCTGTCTGCGCTGTGAAAGGGCACACCGCACATAGGTGCCCGCTCCGCCTGGCCGCAGTCCCGACCGGTGAGCACCAAATCCAGCTCCTTGCTGGCGATCTTGGCATCATCAAAAAACATTTCATAAAAATCGCCCAGACGGAAGAACAAAATCACATCCGCATAGTCCTTCTTGATCTGAAAATACTGATCCATCATAGGGCTGATCTTTGCCTTTGCCATATTCCACTCGTCCTCCTCTCTGCAAAAAATGCTGCGAGCGACCACGCCGCCCGCAGCCGGTTTACACCTTAGTGGCAGCCGCCGCAGGTGCAGCAATCGTGGGTGCAGCCACCCTCCTGCTGCTGGGGCAGCTCACAGGTCTCCGGGTCCTGACCGTCAAAGAACAGGCCCATCATACCGCTGATGTACTGTGCCATCTCCTCCATGGCGGAAGCAGCGGCAGAATACTTCTGCATATTTTCGCT comes from Oscillospiraceae bacterium and encodes:
- the ileS gene encoding isoleucine--tRNA ligase, with protein sequence MDYNQTLNLPKTDFPMRAALPQREPEFLKAWEENDQYRQLMQHNEGKPLFVLHDGPPYANGDIHIGHAMNKTLKDFIVRYKNMTGFQSPYVPGWDTHGLPTELKARKQAGIGAGSDISDLELRKICRETALSYVDIQRESFKRLGVIGEWDHPYITLTKDFEEEQIKVFATMASQGHIYKGLKPVYWCPDCKTALAEAEIEYGEDPCHSIYVKFQVTDDMGKLTALGADLSKTYFVIWTTTTWTLPANVAICVGPNFEYSLVKSGDEFYVMATDLVDAAMADRGTTDYETVGVIQGSELEYMKTQHPFIDRTSLVIVGDHVTLESGTGCVHTAPGHGVDDFIVCQKYPEIPTVVPVDAEGRLTEEAGQFAGLTTDEANKPIAEHLEKIGALFALKKIVHQYPHCWRCHKPIIFRATSQWFCSVDDFKEAAVAATEDVQWYPAWGKDRMQSMIQERADWCISRQRKWGVPIPVFYCKDCGKEIVDKDLMLRVSKIFGQEGSDAWFAHEAEYFLPEDYKCPHCGAQKGFEKESDIMDVWFDSGSSHAAVLKQRPYLKWPADVYLEGADQYRGWFQSSLLTSVAAGQPAPFKQIITHGWTVDGEGKKMSKSLGNGIDPADIINQYGADILRLWVASSDYHADVRISKEILKQLSDNYRKIRNTARYCLGNLYDFDPDKDMVPNDQLEELDKYALMKLDQVLATARGGYEVYEYHTAAHALHNFCVVDMSNFYFDVLKDRLYTSAPNSATRRAAQTVLYKVLDALTLVLTPILAFTCDEIWKAMPHAAGRDPRSPLFNDIPQPEYIAADADFMAKWDRIHRIREDVQKALELARKDKTIGKSLEAKVTLYAAGELHDFLESVESQLPEIFITSAVALSDGEGDFTGEVEGLRVSVSKADGEKCERCWKYDETVGQNAEHPTLCAHCAAALAEMNK
- a CDS encoding DivIVA domain-containing protein, producing MITPSQIREKNLSTVQSGGYDKEEVNALLAQIVESYQAVYDENKELYRKMEILAGKIEEYRNEEDSIKTALITAQKMADRIAKDAKEKAEEKLSASAATAQQTVTDAKEKADKMVAEARTYAANFTKEKQDAAESIITEAEAKANDAIDGAKVVAQEMLNQAKQLSEELMSKAKSEKAYHEQLIEKLRSESKSFKDSLLSLYESQMDRLGDMVDLKPQVDEDQAHIDSVESEMNQIISNIDEINKLQSQTDDAPTEEAAAQAPTAENTKGDTDDDQVDQIIDEIEEKQAPAASPEEVSSALNAFTEDEITPLDENAPTISEIDEEPELEQVPPQQEEKTLFDDQAAMPFEDYFHVKSGDERTSETISLTAPDEDEYEEEEGSSKLRGFFKKKK
- a CDS encoding cell division protein SepF, with translation MGLLDKFKEIITENDDDFDDYYDDDNRDYGLAAPERAERQERPRHERAPKPERQERPRSRGRDDKVVNIHTTTQLQVVLVKPERFEEAASIGDNLNAKRTVVLNLESTNRDIARRLLDFLSGVAYANNGQIKRVANSTYIITPYNVDVMGDLIDELENNGMFM
- a CDS encoding YggS family pyridoxal phosphate-dependent enzyme produces the protein MEKFIPDPARLQAVEENWKRVLERVQEGAVKSGRDPREVRLMAVTKTVEPVYINRALDLGADLIGENRVQEYLGKRDELHLDGVEKHLIGRLQTNKVKYIVGQVDMIQSVDSMKLAQEISKQSVKHGVTTRVLVEVNIGREESKSGIMIEALPELLEEAAQLPGLQIKGLMCIPPICETETQVRKYFETMHQSFIDIKDKKHHNIDMDILSMGMSGDFEAAIAEGSTLVRVGSAIFGARQYR
- the miaA gene encoding tRNA (adenosine(37)-N6)-dimethylallyltransferase MiaA; this encodes MKTKVLVVAGPTASGKTGLGIALARRLDGEIVCADSMQIYTGMPIATAAPTAAERQAAVHHLAEILPPDTPFSVAQYCNLAAETVADIAARGKVPILVGGTGLFIDSFIDHIQFAHVQTNPDLRRELLAKDGTELYRTLQQVDPTAAAEIHPNNKNRVVRALELYYAGVTKTAQNAASRREDSPYKALYFVLRYRDRQVLYDRINARVDAMLAAGLVEEARQAYAACGPTARQAIGHKELLPYLEGSEPLETAVERLKQETRRYAKRQITWFKRRQGTVVLEPDTMDTERLIAAATAQAEDFLYGKDKGKRA
- the mutL gene encoding DNA mismatch repair endonuclease MutL: MPQIHILPKSVYQLIAAGEVVERPASAIKEMVENSIDAGATRITVEIQHGGSTYMRITDDGCGIARADVPKVFISHATSKIATEEDLNAIGTLGFRGEAMASIGAVAQVELLTRTAEEQVGTRYVIAGGQEQSCDDAGCPVGTTVVVRDLFFNTPARMKFLKKDVTEGNAVAGVLDAVALSHPEIAFRLIRDGKQTLVTPGNKDLKSTVYSVFGRELTQSLIPVHYSYNGMELEGYVSSPHASRKSRAMQYFFINGRLVKSKTALAALEQAYKNSIMVGRFPACVLNMTVNAALVDVNVHPAKIEVRFANEKPVFDLVYYGVKTAIETGDSVKEATFGGTPAADEVGRAYPPAGSRSAKIDFFRKKEESVQTVLQTAPRTDFWQTAQAGVPYRTAPQGQIPVQRTAEQSTAPTAQEPAPVKVTETNASEPQAAPVVQREQKVPAQASPAVPAHESAESAASAPLSAETAPAPTVQVVDEDRKAPAFRVVGEAFKTYILVEIENNLYYIDKHAAHERMNFEALRRSAEIHSQLLLAPVTVRLNKTELSAVEEHLDLLQKGGFEVEIFGTDAVLVRSVPAMLDGANIADLICEIAEKLLEHKTDIEPEKLDWIFHSTACRAAVKAGDVTSPAEQRLFVEKLLSMPDIRYCPHGRPVMIKVSRYEIERQFGRA